From Oceanococcus atlanticus, a single genomic window includes:
- a CDS encoding PilT/PilU family type 4a pilus ATPase has product MERDQAIRLVQQLLRLMKQKNASDLFITSGFPPAMKIDGQMTPMMDKPLNAEASAMIVRAIMNDRQLKEFEATNECNFAISPGDIGRFRVNVFVQQGAAGAVMRTIETEIPKFDNLGLPPILADLILEKRGLLLMVGGTGSGKSTSLAGMIGVRNERTKGHIITIEDPVEYVHPHRGCVVTQREVGVDTDSWEAALKNTLRQAPDVILIGEIRARETMEHAINFAETGHLCLATLHANSANQALDRIINFFPEEKREQLLMDLSLNLKGILAQRLLRKDGGGRVPAVEVMINSPLIQDLIFKGEVGQIKDVMKRSADQGMQTFDQALFELFESGQINYEEAMRNADSKNELRLRIKLESKRASTDLMDDESVRKMTMLEDEEEIAARRAPSRPLGQ; this is encoded by the coding sequence ATGGAACGCGATCAAGCGATACGTCTGGTGCAGCAGTTGCTGCGCCTGATGAAACAGAAAAATGCATCCGACCTGTTCATCACGTCGGGCTTTCCGCCGGCGATGAAAATCGACGGGCAGATGACCCCGATGATGGACAAGCCGCTCAACGCCGAGGCCTCGGCCATGATCGTTCGGGCGATCATGAATGACCGCCAGCTCAAGGAGTTTGAGGCGACCAACGAATGCAACTTCGCCATCAGTCCCGGCGATATCGGTCGCTTCCGTGTAAATGTCTTTGTTCAGCAGGGCGCAGCTGGTGCGGTCATGCGTACGATCGAGACTGAGATCCCCAAGTTCGACAATCTGGGACTGCCGCCGATATTGGCCGATCTGATTCTTGAAAAACGCGGCCTGCTGCTCATGGTGGGGGGCACCGGCTCGGGTAAGTCGACTTCTTTGGCTGGCATGATCGGGGTGCGTAATGAACGCACCAAAGGTCACATCATCACCATTGAGGACCCGGTTGAGTATGTGCACCCCCACCGCGGCTGTGTGGTGACCCAGCGCGAGGTCGGCGTAGATACCGATTCCTGGGAAGCCGCGCTCAAGAACACGCTGCGCCAGGCCCCGGACGTCATCCTGATCGGGGAAATCCGGGCGCGTGAAACCATGGAACATGCCATCAATTTTGCTGAAACCGGGCATTTGTGCCTGGCCACGCTGCACGCCAACAGCGCCAACCAGGCGCTGGATCGCATCATCAACTTTTTCCCTGAAGAAAAGCGCGAGCAGTTGCTCATGGACCTGTCGCTGAACCTCAAGGGCATTCTTGCCCAGCGTCTGCTGCGCAAAGACGGTGGAGGGCGCGTGCCGGCGGTTGAGGTGATGATCAACTCACCGCTGATTCAGGACCTGATCTTCAAGGGTGAGGTCGGGCAGATCAAAGATGTCATGAAACGTTCCGCAGATCAGGGCATGCAGACCTTCGATCAGGCGCTGTTTGAGTTGTTTGAATCCGGCCAGATTAACTACGAAGAAGCGATGCGCAATGCCGACTCGAAGAACGAGCTGCGCCTGCGCATCAAGCTGGAAAGCAAGCGCGCATCGACGGACCTGATGGACGACGAAAGCGTGCGCAAGATGACCATGCTGGAGGACGAGGAAGAGATCGCCGCGCGGCGTGCGCCTTCACGTCCGTTGGGGCAATAA
- a CDS encoding type IV pilus twitching motility protein PilT: MDIAQLLTFGVKQGASDLHLSAGMEPMIRVDGDMRRINVPIMEHKEVHDMLYDIMNDKQRKDFDEFLETDFSFEIPGVARFRVNAFNHNRGAGGVFRTIPSKILTLEDLNAPKIFQDIAKTPRGIVLVTGPTGSGKSTTLAAIVNYINENDYGHILTVEDPIEFVHQSKRCLINQREVHRDTLGFNEALRSALREDPDVILVGEMRDLETIRLALTAAETGHLVFGTLHTSSAAKTIDRIVDVFPAAEKDMIRAMLSESLRSVISQSLLKRNGGGRIAAHEIMIGTPAIRNLIRENKIAQMYSAIQTGQRDGMQTLDQCLKDLVRKGQITRDAAKQKAMNPNDF, translated from the coding sequence ATGGATATTGCGCAGTTGTTGACGTTCGGCGTCAAGCAGGGGGCGTCGGACCTACATCTGTCGGCGGGCATGGAACCGATGATTCGCGTGGATGGTGACATGCGTCGCATCAACGTTCCGATCATGGAGCATAAAGAAGTTCACGACATGCTCTATGACATCATGAACGACAAGCAGCGCAAGGATTTTGACGAATTTCTGGAAACCGATTTTTCCTTTGAAATTCCTGGTGTTGCTCGTTTTCGTGTGAATGCGTTCAACCACAATCGTGGTGCCGGCGGGGTGTTTCGTACGATTCCGTCAAAAATTCTTACGCTGGAAGATCTCAATGCACCGAAGATCTTTCAGGACATCGCCAAAACGCCGCGCGGCATCGTGCTGGTGACCGGGCCGACCGGTTCCGGTAAATCGACCACGCTGGCGGCGATCGTCAACTACATCAACGAAAACGACTACGGCCATATCCTCACGGTTGAGGATCCGATCGAGTTCGTGCACCAATCCAAGCGCTGCCTGATCAACCAGCGTGAAGTTCACCGTGACACGTTGGGCTTCAACGAAGCGCTGCGTTCAGCGCTGCGTGAAGACCCGGACGTGATTCTGGTCGGCGAAATGCGTGACCTGGAAACGATCCGCCTCGCTCTTACCGCTGCTGAAACGGGGCACTTGGTGTTCGGGACCCTGCACACCAGCTCGGCGGCCAAGACCATCGACCGTATCGTCGATGTGTTCCCGGCCGCTGAGAAAGACATGATCCGCGCGATGCTGTCTGAATCGTTGCGCTCGGTCATTTCGCAGTCGCTGCTCAAGCGCAATGGTGGTGGGCGTATTGCTGCGCATGAAATCATGATTGGTACGCCGGCCATTCGAAATCTGATCCGCGAGAACAAGATCGCCCAGATGTATTCGGCGATCCAGACCGGGCAGCGTGATGGTATGCAGACCCTCGATCAGTGCCTCAAGGATCTGGTTCGCAAAGGCCAGATTACACGCGACGCGGCCAAGCAGAAGGCCATGAACCCCAACGACTTCTAG
- a CDS encoding YggS family pyridoxal phosphate-dependent enzyme, whose translation MTSTKLSANADTGNQITPRLCQLRERIERACDASHRNPTEISLLAVSKTQPADALMAAYNSGQRAFGENYLQEAEGKIDALPKDCEWHFIGPIQSNKTRTIAERFDWVHSVDRLKIARRLSEQRPPSAPPLKICLQVNISGEASKSGVEPDQLAALYQAVAALPQLQVMGLMSLPRPTDDPELQRQGFRQLRELRDNICPQAPVLSMGMSQDLEAAVAEGSTLLRIGTALFGPRASNQTAQDSRA comes from the coding sequence ATGACTTCCACAAAGCTATCGGCAAACGCCGACACTGGCAACCAGATCACGCCTCGTCTTTGCCAATTGCGCGAACGCATCGAACGCGCCTGCGATGCCAGTCACAGAAACCCCACCGAGATCAGCCTGCTTGCGGTCAGCAAAACACAGCCGGCAGACGCGCTGATGGCTGCTTACAACAGCGGCCAACGCGCATTCGGCGAGAATTATCTGCAGGAAGCTGAAGGCAAGATTGATGCCCTGCCCAAGGACTGTGAATGGCATTTCATCGGCCCTATTCAATCGAATAAAACGCGCACCATTGCGGAACGCTTTGACTGGGTGCACAGCGTCGACCGCCTGAAGATTGCGCGCCGCCTGAGTGAACAGCGCCCTCCATCTGCGCCACCGCTGAAGATCTGCCTGCAAGTCAACATCAGCGGCGAGGCCAGCAAATCCGGCGTCGAGCCCGACCAACTGGCCGCGCTGTATCAGGCCGTAGCTGCACTGCCACAGCTGCAGGTCATGGGCCTGATGAGCCTGCCCCGCCCGACCGACGATCCCGAACTGCAACGCCAGGGCTTTCGCCAGTTGCGCGAGTTGCGGGACAATATCTGTCCGCAGGCGCCGGTGCTCTCCATGGGCATGTCACAGGATCTGGAGGCGGCGGTCGCCGAAGGCAGCACCCTGCTGCGCATCGGCACCGCTTTGTTCGGTCCGCGCGCGTCAAACCAAACCGCTCAGGATTCCCGCGCATGA
- the rpiA gene encoding ribose-5-phosphate isomerase RpiA produces the protein MNQDEMKQAAAEAAIQHVEDDTIVGVGTGSTVNFFIDALARIKGRIEGAVSSSQASTERMRALGIRVLDLNEAGPLPLYVDGADETNAHRQLIKGGGGALTREKIVAAASEKFVCVVDASKKVGVLGEFPLPLEVIPMARSYVAREVAKLGARPVLRSGFVTDNGNDILDLHGLSIVNPPELEERINQIVGVVCCGLFAQRPADEVIMATPDGLQVF, from the coding sequence ATGAACCAGGATGAGATGAAACAGGCCGCTGCCGAGGCCGCCATTCAACATGTCGAAGACGACACCATCGTCGGTGTTGGCACCGGTTCCACCGTCAACTTCTTTATTGATGCGCTGGCCCGGATCAAGGGGCGCATCGAAGGCGCGGTGTCCAGCTCGCAAGCCTCAACCGAGCGCATGCGCGCACTGGGTATCCGGGTTCTGGATCTGAACGAGGCGGGGCCGCTGCCGCTGTATGTCGATGGCGCAGATGAAACCAATGCGCATCGCCAACTGATCAAAGGTGGTGGTGGCGCGCTGACACGGGAAAAAATTGTCGCCGCCGCCAGCGAAAAGTTCGTCTGCGTGGTCGACGCGAGCAAAAAGGTTGGTGTGCTCGGTGAATTCCCGCTGCCGCTGGAAGTGATCCCGATGGCACGCAGCTATGTCGCCCGCGAAGTCGCCAAACTCGGCGCGCGCCCGGTGCTGCGCAGTGGCTTCGTCACCGACAACGGCAACGACATCCTTGATCTGCACGGACTGTCCATCGTCAATCCGCCGGAACTGGAAGAACGCATCAATCAGATCGTGGGTGTGGTGTGTTGCGGCCTGTTCGCCCAGCGCCCAGCCGACGAGGTGATCATGGCCACGCCCGACGGCCTGCAGGTTTTCTAG